Proteins from a genomic interval of Lysobacter arenosi:
- a CDS encoding sulfurtransferase yields MLLNIAAYHFTPIQHPEDLAAQLRTRAEATGLRGSMLVAGEGINLFLAGTDEAIHGFLDALRAQESFADLIVKFSRSRRQPFARLKVKVKQEIIAFRRDNASPLTGRAPAVLPETLARWLDQGHDDAGKRVVMLDTRNREEFGYGTFSDALTLPIDNFTDLPQALEPHRDGLEDATVVSFCTGGIRCEKAALWMQAEGMSNVLQLDGGILGYFERVGGRHYDGRCFVFDERVALDPELQPLIDDVIDDAA; encoded by the coding sequence ATGCTGCTCAATATCGCCGCCTACCATTTCACCCCCATCCAGCACCCCGAAGACCTTGCCGCCCAGCTGCGCACTCGCGCCGAGGCGACCGGGCTGCGCGGTTCCATGCTGGTGGCGGGAGAGGGCATCAACCTGTTCCTGGCCGGCACGGACGAAGCCATCCACGGCTTCCTCGACGCGTTGCGCGCGCAGGAAAGTTTTGCCGACCTGATCGTCAAGTTCAGCCGCAGCCGGCGCCAGCCGTTTGCGCGGCTGAAGGTGAAGGTCAAGCAGGAGATCATCGCCTTCCGCCGCGACAACGCCTCGCCGCTGACCGGCAGGGCGCCGGCGGTGCTGCCCGAAACGCTGGCGCGCTGGCTCGACCAGGGCCACGACGATGCGGGCAAGCGCGTGGTGATGCTCGATACGCGCAACCGCGAGGAGTTCGGCTACGGCACCTTCAGCGATGCGTTGACCCTGCCGATCGACAACTTCACCGACCTGCCGCAGGCGCTGGAACCGCACCGCGATGGGCTCGAAGACGCCACGGTGGTGAGCTTCTGCACCGGCGGCATCCGCTGCGAGAAGGCCGCGTTGTGGATGCAGGCCGAGGGAATGAGCAACGTATTGCAGCTCGATGGCGGCATTCTGGGTTACTTTGAACGCGTTGGCGGACGCCACTACGACGGTCGCTGCTTCGTGTTCGACGAGCGCGTGGCGCTCGATCCCGAACTGCAACCGCTGATCGATGACGTGATCGACGACGCTGCCTGA
- a CDS encoding DUF998 domain-containing protein codes for MSGIDISVGIKYRERALARNLGNVALVAIAWFATTAAVLQGLRDDLDWVRAPLSFYLIGPYGPWLQSAYVILAGAIAVLAIGYFRVTVDGPGRQGVLLLFLVGAVALAITAQAETDLGGDRKLTVGAIIHAISAPLAFLGTTLGMLGQSWRFRADPHWRRRFAIAFGLALFCFAALWLHALWRELPRGLSQKFVVLAILGWLALAAAWLRQPPSMNPD; via the coding sequence ATGTCGGGCATCGATATCTCCGTTGGCATCAAGTACAGGGAGCGGGCCCTGGCCCGCAACCTTGGGAATGTCGCGCTGGTGGCGATCGCCTGGTTCGCCACGACCGCCGCCGTGCTGCAGGGCCTGCGTGATGACCTCGACTGGGTCCGGGCGCCGCTGAGCTTCTACCTGATCGGCCCCTACGGGCCCTGGCTGCAATCTGCCTACGTGATCCTCGCAGGCGCGATCGCGGTGCTGGCGATCGGCTATTTCCGCGTCACGGTCGACGGTCCGGGAAGGCAGGGGGTGCTGTTGCTGTTCCTGGTCGGCGCGGTGGCGCTGGCGATCACGGCCCAGGCCGAGACCGACCTGGGAGGCGATCGCAAGCTGACCGTGGGCGCCATCATCCACGCCATCTCCGCGCCGCTGGCGTTCCTGGGTACGACCCTGGGCATGCTCGGGCAGTCGTGGCGTTTCCGCGCCGACCCGCACTGGCGGCGCCGCTTCGCCATCGCCTTCGGCCTGGCGCTGTTCTGTTTCGCGGCGCTGTGGCTCCACGCGCTGTGGCGTGAGTTGCCGCGTGGCCTGAGCCAGAAGTTCGTGGTCCTGGCGATCCTGGGATGGCTCGCCCTGGCCGCTGCATGGCTGCGCCAGCCGCCGTCGATGAATCCAGATTAA
- a CDS encoding DUF1993 domain-containing protein, producing MSISMYDASVPVFRQMLGAMAGLLEKAEAYSTEKKIDGSVLLQSRLFPDMFPLVRQVQIACDFAKSVPARLADVEVPAYDDTEQDFAELHARIARTLAFIDGLDPLLFEGSHEREIVLRPGTPKERRFTGTAYLLHYGLPQFYFHVTTAYALLRHNGVAVGKLDFMGVR from the coding sequence ATGTCCATTTCGATGTACGACGCGTCGGTTCCGGTGTTCAGGCAGATGCTCGGCGCCATGGCCGGCCTGCTGGAAAAGGCCGAGGCCTATTCCACGGAGAAGAAGATCGACGGCAGCGTGCTGCTGCAGTCGCGGTTGTTCCCCGACATGTTCCCGCTGGTGCGCCAGGTGCAGATCGCCTGCGACTTCGCAAAGAGCGTGCCGGCGCGCCTGGCCGACGTCGAGGTTCCGGCCTACGACGACACCGAGCAGGATTTCGCCGAGCTGCACGCGCGCATCGCGCGCACGCTGGCCTTCATCGACGGCCTCGACCCGCTGCTGTTCGAAGGCAGCCACGAGCGCGAGATCGTGCTGCGCCCGGGCACGCCGAAGGAGCGCCGCTTCACCGGTACGGCCTACCTGCTGCACTATGGCCTCCCGCAGTTCTATTTCCACGTTACAACCGCATATGCACTGCTGCGCCACAACGGCGTTGCGGTAGGCAAGCTGGATTTCATGGGCGTGCGCTGA